A stretch of the Triplophysa dalaica isolate WHDGS20190420 chromosome 19, ASM1584641v1, whole genome shotgun sequence genome encodes the following:
- the skp1 gene encoding S-phase kinase-associated protein 1, translating into MPTIKLQSSDGEMFEVDVEIAKQSVTIKTMLEDLGMDDEGDDDPVPLPNVNAAILKKVIQWCTHHKDDPPPPEDDENKEKRTDDIPVWDQEFLKVDQGTLFELILAANYLDIKGLLDVTCKTVANMIKGKTPEEIRKTFNIKNDFTEEEEAQVRKENQWCEEK; encoded by the exons ATGCCGACTATTAAACTGCAGAGCTCTGATGGGGAGATGTTTGaggtggatgttgaaatcgCAAAGCAGTCTGTCACTATTAAAACCATGCTTGAAG ATTTAGGGATGGATGATGAAGGAGATGATGATCCAGTTCCTCTGCCCAATGTTAACGCAGCAATCCTCAAAAAG GTCATTCAGTGGTGCACCCATCATAAAGATGACCCTCCTCCCCCTGAAGATGATGAAAATAaagagaagagaacagatgaCATCCCAGTGTGGGACCAGGAGTTCCTCAAAGTAGACCAGGGCACCCTCTTTGAACTTATTCTG GCTGCAAATTATTTGGACATCAAAGGTTTGCTAGATGTTACTTGCAAGACAGTTGCAAACATGATCAAAGGCAAAACCCCAGAGGAGATCAGAAAGACTTTCAATATCAAAAATGATTTCACAGAGGAAGAGGAAGCCCAG GTACGCAAGGAGAACCAGTGGTGTGAAGAGAAATGA